In the Cololabis saira isolate AMF1-May2022 chromosome 7, fColSai1.1, whole genome shotgun sequence genome, one interval contains:
- the LOC133447649 gene encoding sodium/hydrogen exchanger 2-like isoform X1 encodes MATQWTLPLLLFSSLVRCLALAPHGERPPPHNLPPSLGFNSSDDGLSVDVPRALRVFSVDYHHVQAPFEIVLWIMLASLAKLGFHWSGRIPAVVPESCVLIMVGLLVGGVIYGVRHSAPPTLSADAFFLFLLPPIVLDAGYFLPGRLFFENLGTILWYAVLGTFWNVLGIGLSLYGVCLVAPSSLGGVSLLHCLLFGSLIAAVDPVAVLSVFQEMHVNDQLHILVFGESLLNDAVTVVLYKLFESFLRLPAVSGLDVLLGVCRVMVVGLGGLFVGLFFGLLAALTSRFTSKAQVIAPLFVFLYSYLSYLTSEMLHLSGIMAIVTSAVTMKQYVEANVSERSNTSIQYFLKMWSSVSETLIFIFLGVSTIQDVHMWSWPFVCSTLILCLVWRATGVLLLTAVVNKLRRNAVTFRDQFIIAYGGLRGAICFSLVFLIDDFPKKRLFITTTIVVILFTVFVQGMTIKPLVELLDVKRKKRSLPTVSEEIHSRLIDHLMAGLEDVVGYWGQHYWKDKFEQFNKKYLRRFLIREDHQAHSSILRVYQELERREQRGEDEASAVVDTRPHSRPLLPEEMDSIRRILSRNLQNFDNKQTPAYSRHTLHQQVTMDRTRRPLHRHQSLGERCSYNTGAQQPQGEDGKFSDCQRMRAGLSRSHTVCSISPRPALSDPAVLAASAGTRPGDPKEVLPHRQAPAEKTPKKQISFILENDK; translated from the exons ATGGCCACACAGTGGACGCTGCCTCTGCTTCTCTTTTCCTCTCTGGTGAGATGTCTGGCCCTGGCCCCTCATGGTGAGCGCCCTCCGCCCCACAACCTGCCCCCCTCGCTGGGCTTCAACAGCAGCGATGACGGTCTCTCCGTGGACGTGCCCAGGGCTCTGAGGGTGTTCAGCGTGGACTACCACCATGTGCAGGCTCCCTTTGAGATCGTGCTGTGGATCATGCTGGCCTCCCTGGCCAAGCTGG GTTTCCACTGGTCCGGTCGTATCCCAGCAGTGGTCCCAGAGAGCTGTGTCCTCATCATGGTGGGCCTCCTGGTTGGAGGGGTTATCTACGGGGTCCGCCACTCTGCTCCCCCTACTCTGAGTGCTGACGCCTTCTTCCTCTTTCTGCTGCCCCCTATTGTCTTGGATGCAGGATACTTCCTGCCGGGGAGGCTGTTCTTTGAAAACCTTGGCACCATTCTCTG GTATGCAGTGCTGGGAACCTTCTGGAACGTCCTGGGCATCGGCCTCTCTCTCTACGGGGTTTGCCTGGTAGCTCCGAGCTCTCTGGGAGGCGTGTCCCTGCTCCACTGCCTGCTGTTTGGCTCGCTGATCGCCGCCGTTGACCCCGTCGCCGTGCTCTCCGTGTTTCAAGAGATGCACGTCAACGATCAGCTGCACATCTTGGTGTTTGGCGAGTCGCTGCTCAACGATGCCGTTACAGTG GTGCTTTACAAGCTGTTTGAGTCCTTCCTGCGCTTGCCAGCAGTGTCCGGGCTGGATGTGTTGCTGGGGGTGTGCCGGGTGATGGTGGTGGGCCTGGGAGGTCTGTTTGTAGGCCTTTTCTTTGGCCTGTTGGCCGCCCTCACCTCAAGGTTCACCTCTAAAGCCCAAGTCATTGCTCCGCTCTTTGTCTTCCTATATTCCTACTTGTCTTACCTGACCTCAGAAATGCTTCACCTCTCCGGTATCATGGC TATCGTCACCTCTGCCGTCACCATGAAGCAGTACGTAGAAGCGAACGTTTCAGAGCGCAGCAACACCAGCATCCAGTACTTCCTGAAGATGTGGAGCAGCGTGAGCGAAACCTTAATCTTCATCTTCCTGGGTGTATCCACCATACAGGATGTCCATATGTGGAGCTGGCCCTTTGTCTGCTCCACATTGATCCTCTGCCTCGTCTGGAGGGCCACAG GGGTTCTCCTGCTGACTGCTGTGGTGAACAAACTTCGGAGGAATGCCGTAACCTTCAGAGACCAGTTCATCATCGCTTATGGTGGCCTGAGAGGAGCGATCTGCTTCTCCTTGGTCTTCCTAATCGACGACTTCCCAAAGAAAAGGCTCTTCATCACAACTACCATTGTGGTCATCCTCTTCACTGTCTTTGTGCAG GGGATGACCATTAAGCCACTGGTGGAGCTACTGGAtgtgaagaggaagaagaggagtcTGCCCACTGTCAGTGAGGAGATCCACAGCAGG CTCATAGATCACCTGATGGCAGGACTAGAAGACGTGGTTGGATACTGGGGACAGCACTACTGGAAAGACAA GTTTGAACAGTTCAACAAGAAGTATCTCCGCCGGTTCCTGATCCGGGAGGACCACCAGGCCCACTCCAGCATCCTCAGGGTCTACCAGGAGCTGGAGAGGAGggagcagagaggagaggacGAGGCCTCTGCAGT CGTGGACACTCGTCCCCACAGCCGCCCGCTCCTGCCAGAGGAGATGGACAGCATCAGGCGCATCCTCTCCAGAAACCTTCAAAACTTTGACAACaag CAGACACCAGCATACAGCCGGCACACCCTGCACCAGCAGGTCACCATGGACAGGACCAGGAGGCCCCTCCACAGACACCAGAGTCTCGGAGAGAGATGCAGCTACAACACTGGTGCACAGCAGCCACAG GGGGAGGATGGAAAATTCAGTGACTGTCAGCGAATGAGAGCAGGACTCAGCAGGTCTCACACAG TGTGCTCCATCAGTCCGAGACCGGCCCTCTCGGACCCTGCAGTCCTCGCCGCCTCAGCTGGGACTCGGCCAGGGGATCCAAAGGAAGTCCTTCCACACCGCCAGGCACCTGCAGAGAAAACCCCAAAGAAACAGATCAGCTTTATTCTGGAGAACGACAAGTAG
- the LOC133447649 gene encoding sodium/hydrogen exchanger 2-like isoform X2, producing the protein MATQWTLPLLLFSSLVRCLALAPHGERPPPHNLPPSLGFNSSDDGLSVDVPRALRVFSVDYHHVQAPFEIVLWIMLASLAKLGFHWSGRIPAVVPESCVLIMVGLLVGGVIYGVRHSAPPTLSADAFFLFLLPPIVLDAGYFLPGRLFFENLGTILWYAVLGTFWNVLGIGLSLYGVCLVAPSSLGGVSLLHCLLFGSLIAAVDPVAVLSVFQEMHVNDQLHILVFGESLLNDAVTVVLYKLFESFLRLPAVSGLDVLLGVCRVMVVGLGGLFVGLFFGLLAALTSRFTSKAQVIAPLFVFLYSYLSYLTSEMLHLSGIMAIVTSAVTMKQYVEANVSERSNTSIQYFLKMWSSVSETLIFIFLGVSTIQDVHMWSWPFVCSTLILCLVWRATGVLLLTAVVNKLRRNAVTFRDQFIIAYGGLRGAICFSLVFLIDDFPKKRLFITTTIVVILFTVFVQGMTIKPLVELLDVKRKKRSLPTVSEEIHSRLIDHLMAGLEDVVGYWGQHYWKDKFEQFNKKYLRRFLIREDHQAHSSILRVYQELERREQRGEDEASAVVDTRPHSRPLLPEEMDSIRRILSRNLQNFDNKTPAYSRHTLHQQVTMDRTRRPLHRHQSLGERCSYNTGAQQPQGEDGKFSDCQRMRAGLSRSHTVCSISPRPALSDPAVLAASAGTRPGDPKEVLPHRQAPAEKTPKKQISFILENDK; encoded by the exons ATGGCCACACAGTGGACGCTGCCTCTGCTTCTCTTTTCCTCTCTGGTGAGATGTCTGGCCCTGGCCCCTCATGGTGAGCGCCCTCCGCCCCACAACCTGCCCCCCTCGCTGGGCTTCAACAGCAGCGATGACGGTCTCTCCGTGGACGTGCCCAGGGCTCTGAGGGTGTTCAGCGTGGACTACCACCATGTGCAGGCTCCCTTTGAGATCGTGCTGTGGATCATGCTGGCCTCCCTGGCCAAGCTGG GTTTCCACTGGTCCGGTCGTATCCCAGCAGTGGTCCCAGAGAGCTGTGTCCTCATCATGGTGGGCCTCCTGGTTGGAGGGGTTATCTACGGGGTCCGCCACTCTGCTCCCCCTACTCTGAGTGCTGACGCCTTCTTCCTCTTTCTGCTGCCCCCTATTGTCTTGGATGCAGGATACTTCCTGCCGGGGAGGCTGTTCTTTGAAAACCTTGGCACCATTCTCTG GTATGCAGTGCTGGGAACCTTCTGGAACGTCCTGGGCATCGGCCTCTCTCTCTACGGGGTTTGCCTGGTAGCTCCGAGCTCTCTGGGAGGCGTGTCCCTGCTCCACTGCCTGCTGTTTGGCTCGCTGATCGCCGCCGTTGACCCCGTCGCCGTGCTCTCCGTGTTTCAAGAGATGCACGTCAACGATCAGCTGCACATCTTGGTGTTTGGCGAGTCGCTGCTCAACGATGCCGTTACAGTG GTGCTTTACAAGCTGTTTGAGTCCTTCCTGCGCTTGCCAGCAGTGTCCGGGCTGGATGTGTTGCTGGGGGTGTGCCGGGTGATGGTGGTGGGCCTGGGAGGTCTGTTTGTAGGCCTTTTCTTTGGCCTGTTGGCCGCCCTCACCTCAAGGTTCACCTCTAAAGCCCAAGTCATTGCTCCGCTCTTTGTCTTCCTATATTCCTACTTGTCTTACCTGACCTCAGAAATGCTTCACCTCTCCGGTATCATGGC TATCGTCACCTCTGCCGTCACCATGAAGCAGTACGTAGAAGCGAACGTTTCAGAGCGCAGCAACACCAGCATCCAGTACTTCCTGAAGATGTGGAGCAGCGTGAGCGAAACCTTAATCTTCATCTTCCTGGGTGTATCCACCATACAGGATGTCCATATGTGGAGCTGGCCCTTTGTCTGCTCCACATTGATCCTCTGCCTCGTCTGGAGGGCCACAG GGGTTCTCCTGCTGACTGCTGTGGTGAACAAACTTCGGAGGAATGCCGTAACCTTCAGAGACCAGTTCATCATCGCTTATGGTGGCCTGAGAGGAGCGATCTGCTTCTCCTTGGTCTTCCTAATCGACGACTTCCCAAAGAAAAGGCTCTTCATCACAACTACCATTGTGGTCATCCTCTTCACTGTCTTTGTGCAG GGGATGACCATTAAGCCACTGGTGGAGCTACTGGAtgtgaagaggaagaagaggagtcTGCCCACTGTCAGTGAGGAGATCCACAGCAGG CTCATAGATCACCTGATGGCAGGACTAGAAGACGTGGTTGGATACTGGGGACAGCACTACTGGAAAGACAA GTTTGAACAGTTCAACAAGAAGTATCTCCGCCGGTTCCTGATCCGGGAGGACCACCAGGCCCACTCCAGCATCCTCAGGGTCTACCAGGAGCTGGAGAGGAGggagcagagaggagaggacGAGGCCTCTGCAGT CGTGGACACTCGTCCCCACAGCCGCCCGCTCCTGCCAGAGGAGATGGACAGCATCAGGCGCATCCTCTCCAGAAACCTTCAAAACTTTGACAACaag ACACCAGCATACAGCCGGCACACCCTGCACCAGCAGGTCACCATGGACAGGACCAGGAGGCCCCTCCACAGACACCAGAGTCTCGGAGAGAGATGCAGCTACAACACTGGTGCACAGCAGCCACAG GGGGAGGATGGAAAATTCAGTGACTGTCAGCGAATGAGAGCAGGACTCAGCAGGTCTCACACAG TGTGCTCCATCAGTCCGAGACCGGCCCTCTCGGACCCTGCAGTCCTCGCCGCCTCAGCTGGGACTCGGCCAGGGGATCCAAAGGAAGTCCTTCCACACCGCCAGGCACCTGCAGAGAAAACCCCAAAGAAACAGATCAGCTTTATTCTGGAGAACGACAAGTAG
- the LOC133447650 gene encoding transmembrane protein 182-like, whose amino-acid sequence MRVGAASLAGGIFGVLGTLCFLVAFGTDYWLVASENCGVHFWPTQATLDRDKDANGTKVQSEEAVTASPPSLLLHHEGFFWRCVFPMQPATHTVLATLFTNQPDSKMCIHGYLFPLPVALGQVPHPTYDTTAVFRGFWTVLIIFGLVSALTGGSFLVCGVPFMSHKLYKLGGVFLIAAACLFLFTLLLYVLWMEVVDVPRYILQELGESCPDARVSVFYGLSFMVAAAGVPLELVSGLVFLLVSHALLRANQ is encoded by the exons ATGAGAGTAGGGGCTGCATCCTTGGCCGGGGGGATCTTCGGGGTTCTGGGAACCCTGTGTTTCCTCGTGGCCTTCGGTACAGATTACTGGCTGGTAGCCAGTGAGAATTGTGGAGTGCATTTTTGGCCCACTCAAGCCACATTGGACAGAGACAAAGATGCCAACGGCACAAAG GTCCAGTCAGAAGAAGCGGTAACTGCTTCGCCTCCGTCCCTCTTACTGCACCACGAGGGCTTTTTCTGGCGTTGTGTGTTTCCGATGCAGCCCGCAACACACACAGTCCTCGCCACTCTTTTCA CAAACCAGCCAGATTCCAAGATGTGTATCCACGGTTACCTCTTCCCGCTGCCAGTTGCTCTTGGACAAGTTCCTCACCCAACTTATGACACTACTGCAG TGTTTCGAGGTTTCTGGACTGTGCTGATAATCTTCGGGCTCGTGTCAGCTCTGACTGGAGGCTCCTTCTTGGTCTGTGGCGTTCCCTTCATGAGCCACAAGCTATACAAGCTCGGCGGAGTGTTCCTCATTGCTGCTG CCTGCCTGTTCCTGTTCACGCTGCTTCTCTACGTGCTGTGGATGGAGGTCGTGGATGTGCCGCGCTACATTTTGCAGGAGCTGGGAGAATCGTGTCCAGATGCCCGGGTTTCAGTGTTCTACGGTCTGTCATTTATGGTGGCGGCAGCTGGCGTGCCCCTGGAGCTGGTTTCAGGGTTGGTCTTCCTGCTGGTGAGCCACGCGCTGCTGCGTGCAAACCAATGA